Proteins encoded by one window of Xyrauchen texanus isolate HMW12.3.18 chromosome 24, RBS_HiC_50CHRs, whole genome shotgun sequence:
- the pwwp2b gene encoding LOW QUALITY PROTEIN: PWWP domain-containing protein 2B (The sequence of the model RefSeq protein was modified relative to this genomic sequence to represent the inferred CDS: inserted 5 bases in 4 codons; deleted 1 base in 1 codon) translates to MEAVAEELQAGSRIPVTVDQIVNDTLVVTLTYRERNYTGILLDCDRKTGLFCLPDVVGKSDESLILRPDCDVSSEESSSKSPSQPTPRPKDENTEPEMSPPCPVPIPVQPGQPTYPPYFEGXPFPHPMWVRHTYNQWVPQPPPRPIKRKKRRGREPGRMTMSTIRLRPRQVLSEKCKNTLNSDEDSKDGPMVPRTSRKENAPQADEDTKAVPGKSLRKDDGGDTKEAKXREDSTVYDSKRFRKDKKEDEKYPGGDIIPHSPVIKISYSTPQGKGEVIKXPSRVHGSVKPFCPKQLLQNGHRERGGFKQAPKELTPSMDSIRTGLTISIPKLKLPKLSGPDAPSPKIRVRSRADGAEQVSVYXAELVGGARRKHPRDPNSQSEDGGEKNSLQLWSGNCGEEVERHGDLTLLINFRKRKADSSSLSVCSSDSLDESKSFSSDGTSPELSDLAPGDDLSVSSSSQGESKTVPPLTVRLHTRSMSKCVTEDGHAVTVGDVVWGKIHGFPWWPARILSISGTRREEGEIDAPWPEAKVSWFGSPTTSELSVAKLSPFREFFRSRFNRKKKGMYRRAIMEAAKAVGHMSAEITSLLAHCET, encoded by the exons ATGGAGGCTGTAGCGGAGGAGCTGCAGGCCGGCTCCCGGATCCCGGTGACCGTCGATCAGATCGTGAACGACACGTTGGTGGTGACGCTCACGTACCGAGAGAGAAACTACACGGGCATCTTACTGGACTGCGACAGAAA GACTGGGCTGTTTTGCCTCCCAGATGTCGTTGGAAAGTCAGACGAGAGCCTGATATTGAGACCAGACTGTGATGTCTCAAGTGAAGAGTCTTCCTCGAAATCCCCTAGTCAACCTACACCACGACCAAAAGATGAGAACACAGAGCCCGAGATGTCTCCTCCTTGTCCTGTACCCATCCCAGTGCAACCGGGCCAGCCTACGTACCCTCCGTACTTTGAGGG CCCTTTTCCTCATCCCATGTGGGTCCGGCACACCTACAACCAATGGGTTCCTCAACCGCCACCTCGTCCAATCAAGAGAAAAAAGAGACGAGGTCGAGAGCCGGGAAGGATGACAATGAGCACGATCAGACTGCGACCTCGGCAGGTGTTGTCG GAGAAATGTAAGAACACGCTAAACAGTGACGAAGACAGCAAAGATGGGCCGATGGTGCCCAGGACGTCCCGGAAGGAGAATGCACCTCAAGCAGACGAGGACACTAAAGCCGTCCCTGGCAAGAGTCTGAGAAAAGACGACGGGGGCGACACTAAAGAGGCCA AGAGAGAGGACTCGACAGTCTACGACAGCAAGCGGTTTAGAAAGGACAAGAAGGAAGATGAGAAGTATCCTGGAGGTGACATCATTCCTCACAGTCCTGTCATTAAGATCTCCTACAGCACTCCGCAAGGTAAAGGTGAAGTGATAA ATCCCTCAAGAGTTCACGGTTCTGTTAAACCCTTCTGCCCGAAGCAGTTATTGCAGAATGGACACCGAGAAAGAGGCGGCTTCAAGCAAGCCCCAAAAGAGCTGACACCCTCCATGGACTCCATCCGAACTGGTCTTACCATTTCCATTCCCAAACTCAAGCTCCCTAAGCTAAGTGGTCCAGACGCCCCATCGCCAAAGATACGTGTAAGATCGAGGGCTGACGGAGCGGAGCAAGTGTCTGTGT AGGCGGAGCTAGTGGGTGGTGCTCGTCGAAAGCATCCCAGAGATCCCAACTCTCAGTCTGAGGATGGTGGAGAGAAGAACTCGCTACAACTTTGGTCCGGCAACTGTGGAGAGGAAGTCGAACGTCACGGTGACCTGACTTTACTTATTAACTTCCGCAAGAGGAAAGCTGACTCGTCAAGCCTCTCCGTGTGCAGCAGTGACAGTCTGGATGAGTCGAAGTCCTTCAGTTCAGACGGCACGTCGCCAGAACTGTCCGATCTTGCACCGGGCGACGACCTCTCCGTGTCGTCGTCCTCTCAAGGGGAGAGTAAGACTGTTCCGCCTCTAACTGTTCGACTGCACACTCGCAGCATGAGTAAATGTGTGACCGAGGATGGTCATGCAGTGACGGTTGGTGATGTAGTTTGGGGTAAGATTCACGGTTTCCCTTGGTGGCCCGCACGGATACTCAGTATAAGCGGTACTCGTAGAGAAGAAGGTGAGATTGACGCACCTTGGCCCGAAGCGAAAGTGTCCTGGTTCGGCTCGCCCACCACTTCAGAACTCTCCGTTGCCAAACTGTCACCTTTCCGTGAGTTCTTCAGGTCACGTTTCAACCGCAAAAAGAAAGGGATGTACCGGCGTGCCATAATGGAGGCGGCCAAGGCCGTGGGACACATGAGTGCAGAAATCACATCTCTACTTGCTCACTGTGAAACTTAG